In one window of Desulforhabdus amnigena DNA:
- a CDS encoding tRNA1(Val) (adenine(37)-N6)-methyltransferase, which translates to MLTSDTLFNGKLVVRQEKDGYRFSLDAVLLAGLTRVKPEDRIVDLGTGCGIVPLILAYRKGAQKILGMELQPDLARLAEQNVEANGFADRIEIRRMDFRDVARHVQAQSFDLVTSNPPYRRLDTGKINPHPQKALARHELTASIREVFAAGKHLLVQGGRLVAIYPAARMAHLLSAAQEHGFSPKELTIVYSHAGGAARLVCLESRKGGGEELLIRSPFYIYKENREYTEEMQAFYDD; encoded by the coding sequence GTGTTGACATCCGATACCTTATTTAACGGCAAGCTTGTGGTCCGCCAAGAAAAGGATGGCTACCGCTTTTCCCTGGATGCCGTGTTGCTTGCGGGACTGACGAGGGTGAAGCCCGAGGATCGGATAGTGGATTTGGGGACGGGTTGCGGCATTGTTCCTCTCATTTTGGCATACCGCAAAGGGGCGCAAAAGATTCTGGGCATGGAGCTTCAACCCGACCTGGCGAGGTTGGCTGAACAGAATGTCGAGGCCAATGGTTTTGCGGATCGAATCGAGATCCGGAGAATGGATTTCCGGGACGTCGCACGGCACGTTCAGGCCCAGAGCTTCGACCTTGTGACGAGCAATCCGCCCTATCGCCGCCTGGACACGGGAAAGATCAACCCTCATCCGCAGAAGGCGCTGGCGCGTCATGAGCTGACCGCTTCCATCCGTGAGGTGTTCGCTGCCGGTAAGCATCTTCTGGTGCAGGGGGGGCGTCTCGTGGCCATTTATCCTGCCGCGCGCATGGCGCATCTTCTCTCGGCTGCGCAGGAGCACGGGTTCAGCCCCAAGGAGCTCACGATCGTATATTCTCACGCAGGGGGGGCTGCGCGCCTGGTGTGCCTCGAGAGCAGAAAAGGTGGAGGGGAGGAGCTTCTTATAAGGTCTCCATTTTATATTTATAAAGAAAATCGAGAATATACCGAAGAGATGCAAGCCTTTTACGACGACTAG
- a CDS encoding SDR family oxidoreductase — translation MDLGLKGKVAFIAGGSQGLGKAVTMEMCREGAKVAICALDDPELPKAVEEIRAATGAEVIGIPADVSNADQARNFIRKGIEHYGTVDILVNNAGGPPSKTFLEIDDDLWHFGVKLNLMSTVIMTREVVPIMMEKRSGRIINMTSISVKQPIDGLILSNTVRSGVVGLAKTLSNELASYNITVNNVCPGYTMTERVRSLSVVTAQKEGTTPEEVVKRWESSIPMKRLGTPEEFAALVTFLASERAGYITGASIQIDGGWYKGVM, via the coding sequence ATGGATTTAGGACTCAAGGGAAAAGTGGCGTTTATTGCGGGTGGAAGTCAAGGTTTGGGAAAGGCCGTTACAATGGAGATGTGCCGGGAAGGGGCAAAAGTGGCCATTTGTGCCCTCGATGATCCTGAACTCCCCAAGGCGGTCGAAGAGATTCGCGCGGCGACGGGGGCGGAAGTGATCGGAATCCCAGCCGATGTGAGCAATGCCGATCAGGCCAGGAATTTCATTCGAAAGGGAATCGAGCATTACGGTACCGTGGATATTCTGGTGAACAACGCGGGGGGGCCCCCTTCCAAAACTTTCCTTGAAATAGACGATGATCTCTGGCATTTCGGTGTGAAGCTCAATCTCATGAGTACTGTCATCATGACACGGGAAGTTGTGCCCATCATGATGGAAAAACGATCGGGCCGCATCATCAATATGACCTCCATATCCGTCAAGCAGCCCATCGATGGCCTGATTCTTTCCAATACCGTCCGTTCCGGCGTCGTCGGTTTGGCCAAGACGCTTTCCAACGAGCTGGCTTCCTACAATATAACCGTCAACAACGTATGCCCCGGATATACCATGACCGAGAGGGTCCGTTCGCTTTCCGTGGTAACGGCGCAAAAAGAGGGAACGACCCCCGAGGAGGTAGTCAAGCGTTGGGAATCTTCCATTCCCATGAAGCGTTTGGGCACCCCGGAAGAATTTGCAGCGCTGGTGACTTTTCTGGCCTCTGAGCGGGCGGGTTACATTACCGGCGCTTCCATCCAGATTG
- a CDS encoding DUF1015 domain-containing protein, whose amino-acid sequence MAEIAPFRGLRYNKEKVPDLAEVVIPPYDVISPKEQEAYHQMCPYNMVRLELGKSTPEDSEQDNPHTRAARYFQDWQREKVIVRDDDPCMYYYELHYSLTPQVRKTRYGFVCALRLEDFSSGFVRPHEKTFQAVKDERLQLMFACQANLSPVFALYADPDEFVDRALRAGRDGDPVASFKDHQGMEHRLWRVRDLEILRRVRDLMRDKPLFIADGHHRYETALNYRDIQRQRCKNASPRASFEYIMVYLSNLNQEGLTILPTHRLLRSLDSLDLESFLEKARVYFDVSRFEQTASGENQWRAGLEAGASRKDTVIGFHARRVEGFFLMKAKRDAVSSYLSSIRIPEVLQTLDVVVLDQVLLKKILGLSESFLANADNIHFSHDFSKTVQEVKEGNYEAGFLINATRIEQVQDVATSGLIMPHKSTYFYPKVGSGMVIHALSTEEEGI is encoded by the coding sequence ATGGCAGAAATAGCCCCTTTCCGCGGGCTGCGCTACAATAAGGAAAAAGTTCCAGATCTGGCTGAAGTCGTGATCCCGCCTTATGATGTGATTTCTCCAAAGGAACAGGAAGCTTATCATCAGATGTGCCCATACAATATGGTGCGTTTGGAACTGGGGAAATCCACACCGGAAGATTCCGAACAGGACAATCCGCATACACGGGCAGCCAGGTATTTCCAGGACTGGCAGCGGGAAAAAGTGATCGTTCGAGACGATGATCCTTGTATGTACTACTATGAACTGCACTATTCGCTGACGCCCCAGGTGCGTAAGACACGCTACGGGTTTGTCTGTGCTTTGCGGTTGGAGGATTTCAGTTCCGGCTTTGTCCGCCCCCACGAAAAGACCTTTCAGGCGGTCAAGGACGAAAGGCTGCAGTTGATGTTCGCATGTCAGGCAAATCTGAGTCCGGTTTTTGCCCTTTATGCAGATCCGGACGAATTCGTGGATCGTGCTCTGAGGGCGGGACGCGACGGTGACCCCGTTGCATCTTTCAAAGACCATCAGGGGATGGAGCATCGCTTGTGGCGGGTGAGGGATCTCGAAATTCTCAGGCGGGTGCGGGATCTCATGCGGGATAAGCCTTTGTTCATAGCCGACGGCCACCACAGGTATGAAACGGCCCTGAACTATCGCGACATCCAAAGGCAACGCTGCAAGAATGCGAGTCCCCGCGCCTCCTTTGAATATATCATGGTGTATTTATCCAATCTCAACCAGGAGGGTCTGACGATTCTTCCTACGCACCGGCTGCTCCGGTCCCTCGATTCCCTGGATCTGGAATCCTTTCTGGAAAAGGCGCGAGTTTATTTCGATGTTTCGCGGTTCGAACAGACGGCTTCCGGGGAAAACCAGTGGCGCGCCGGCCTTGAAGCGGGAGCTTCCCGGAAGGATACGGTCATCGGCTTCCATGCGAGACGGGTAGAGGGCTTTTTCCTGATGAAAGCCAAGAGGGATGCGGTTTCTTCTTACCTCTCGAGCATACGGATTCCCGAGGTATTGCAGACCCTGGACGTAGTGGTGCTGGACCAGGTCCTGTTGAAAAAAATCCTGGGGCTTTCCGAATCATTCCTGGCAAATGCCGACAATATACATTTCAGCCACGATTTTTCAAAGACGGTGCAGGAGGTCAAGGAGGGCAATTACGAAGCGGGCTTTCTCATCAATGCGACTCGAATCGAGCAGGTGCAGGATGTGGCTACGAGTGGTTTGATCATGCCCCATAAATCCACCTATTTTTATCCCAAGGTCGGAAGCGGAATGGTCATCCACGCGCTCTCGACGGAGGAGGAAGGGATTTAG